A single window of Flagellimonas maritima DNA harbors:
- the rho gene encoding transcription termination factor Rho: MFEISDLKAKKLPELQEIAKTLSVPKFKTLKKLDLVYQILDVQASNPKAVQETATTTATDENPTPKPKRARAPRPKKEQNETATQTKVEAKVETEVAEKKDVAEKREDKQPKKREPQKQSGPQKNQNTNRRNNQHQRSSGNDKKSSNFDKDLKNRYKEPEFEFDSIIESEGVLDIMQDGYGFLRSSDYNYLSSPDDIYVSQSQIRLFGLKTGDTVLGNVRPPKEGEKYFPLIKVSKINGLDPQVVRDRVSFEHLTPLFPKEKFKLAERQSTLSTRIMDLFSPIGKGQRGMIVSQPKTGKTMLLKDIANAIAANHPEVYQIILLIDERPEEVTDMQRNVRGEVVASTFDKEATEHVRVANIVLEKAKRLVECGHDVVILLDSITRLARAYNTVQPASGKVLSGGVDANALHKPKRFFGAARNIENGGSLSIIATALTETGSKMDEVIFEEFKGTGNMELQLDRRISNRRIFPAIDLISSSTRRDDLLLDETTIQRMWIMRKYLADMNPVEAMEFMEQRIKQTKNNEEFLLTMSQ, from the coding sequence ATGTTCGAGATTTCAGATCTAAAAGCTAAAAAGCTTCCTGAGTTACAGGAAATTGCAAAAACCCTTAGTGTTCCCAAATTTAAGACCCTAAAAAAACTTGATTTGGTATACCAAATTCTGGATGTACAGGCATCCAATCCAAAAGCTGTACAAGAAACAGCAACAACCACCGCTACCGATGAAAACCCTACTCCTAAACCCAAGAGAGCAAGAGCACCGCGGCCAAAGAAAGAACAGAATGAAACGGCTACACAAACCAAGGTTGAAGCTAAAGTAGAAACCGAGGTAGCTGAGAAAAAAGACGTAGCTGAGAAAAGAGAAGATAAACAACCTAAAAAAAGAGAACCGCAAAAACAAAGCGGTCCACAGAAAAATCAGAACACCAATAGAAGGAACAATCAGCATCAAAGAAGTAGCGGAAACGATAAAAAGAGCAGCAATTTTGATAAAGACTTAAAAAACAGATATAAAGAACCTGAATTTGAGTTTGACAGTATCATTGAAAGCGAAGGTGTTCTTGATATTATGCAGGACGGTTACGGCTTTTTACGCTCTTCCGATTACAATTATCTATCTTCTCCAGATGACATTTATGTTTCCCAATCCCAAATTAGATTATTTGGTCTTAAAACGGGTGATACGGTGCTGGGCAACGTAAGACCGCCTAAAGAAGGTGAGAAATATTTCCCGCTCATAAAGGTCAGTAAAATAAATGGTCTAGATCCCCAGGTTGTGAGAGACCGTGTTTCATTTGAGCACCTTACTCCATTGTTCCCAAAAGAAAAATTTAAATTGGCAGAACGTCAAAGTACGCTGTCAACTCGTATCATGGATTTGTTCTCTCCGATTGGAAAAGGACAGCGTGGAATGATCGTTTCACAGCCCAAAACGGGTAAGACAATGTTGCTAAAAGATATTGCCAATGCCATTGCGGCCAATCATCCAGAAGTTTATCAGATTATTCTTTTAATCGATGAGCGTCCAGAAGAGGTCACCGATATGCAACGTAATGTACGGGGCGAGGTTGTTGCCTCTACATTTGATAAAGAAGCTACTGAACATGTTCGGGTGGCCAATATTGTTTTGGAAAAAGCAAAACGTCTTGTTGAATGTGGCCATGATGTAGTAATCCTTTTGGATTCCATCACTAGATTGGCGAGAGCTTACAACACTGTACAGCCAGCTTCCGGTAAAGTATTGAGCGGTGGTGTAGATGCCAATGCCCTTCACAAACCAAAACGCTTTTTTGGTGCTGCGAGAAATATTGAAAATGGAGGTTCACTTTCAATTATTGCTACTGCTTTGACAGAAACGGGCTCCAAAATGGACGAGGTCATCTTTGAAGAATTTAAAGGTACCGGTAATATGGAACTGCAATTGGATAGAAGAATTTCCAATCGTAGAATTTTCCCTGCCATTGATCTTATCTCATCATCAACTCGTAGGGATGATCTTTTGCTTGATGAGACCACTATTCAACGTATGTGGATCATGCGTAAGTATTTGGCGGACATGAATCCTGTGGAAGCCATGGAGTTTATGGAACAGCGAATTAAACAAACAAAAAACAACGAAGAATTTTTGTTGACCATGAGTCAATAA
- a CDS encoding DUF2306 domain-containing protein — protein sequence MTTTYLFLMYVHIITVVPCIFLGAYLLIVKKGTKYHRSIGKIYMILMFFTAFISLFLPAQVGNQFLNHFGFIHLFSFLTLYTVPTAIMAIRRGKIKVHKRKMILLYFGALIIAGGFTLAPGRYLNEVFFG from the coding sequence ATGACCACTACCTATCTATTTTTAATGTATGTCCATATTATTACGGTTGTTCCATGTATTTTTTTAGGAGCATATCTCTTAATCGTAAAAAAAGGGACGAAATATCATAGATCCATCGGAAAAATTTACATGATCTTAATGTTCTTTACCGCATTTATATCACTTTTTCTACCAGCTCAAGTAGGAAACCAATTCTTGAATCATTTCGGCTTTATCCATCTATTTAGTTTTTTAACTTTGTATACTGTACCCACTGCAATTATGGCGATAAGAAGAGGGAAGATAAAAGTTCACAAACGAAAAATGATTTTGTTATATTTTGGAGCCTTAATTATTGCCGGTGGATTTACTTTAGCACCAGGAAGATATTTAAATGAGGTCTTTTTTGGATAA
- the rpsT gene encoding 30S ribosomal protein S20, producing MANHKSALKRIRRNEAVRLRNRYQHKTVRNAIKKLRSEEDKKTALTLLPTVVGMIDKLAKRNIIHDNKASNLKSKLMKRVAAM from the coding sequence ATGGCAAATCACAAGTCAGCATTAAAAAGAATTAGAAGAAACGAAGCAGTTCGTTTGCGCAATAGATATCAGCATAAAACAGTTCGTAACGCAATCAAAAAGTTGCGAAGCGAAGAGGATAAAAAAACTGCCCTAACACTATTGCCAACAGTTGTTGGAATGATAGATAAGCTTGCTAAGCGCAATATCATACATGATAATAAAGCTTCAAATTTAAAAAGCAAACTAATGAAAAGAGTTGCAGCAATGTAA
- the proS gene encoding proline--tRNA ligase, which translates to MGKKLTSRSDDYSKWYNELVVKADLAENSGVRGCMVIKPYGFAIWEKMQAQLDKMFKETGHENAYFPLFIPKSYLSKEASHVEGFAKECAVVTHYRLKNAEDGSGIVVDEDAKLEEELIVRPTSETIIWDTYRRWIQSYRDLPLLINQWANVVRWEMRTRLFLRTAEFLWQEGHTAHATRQEAIEEAEQMMHIYAEFAEEHMAVPVIKGTKTESERFAGAIETYCIEALMQDGKALQAGTSHFLGQNFAKAFDVKFANKEGKQEYVWATSWGVSTRLMGALVMTHSDDNGLVLPPKLAPIQVVIIPIYKGLEQLEAISKKVEPLVKELRSKGISVKFDKRDTHKPGFKFNEYELKGVPVRLAIGQRDLENDTYEVARRDTLQKESVKSEEIINKIESLMDEIQENIYKKAFDYRKHHISKVDSYDEFKRIIEEKGGFVSAHWDGTITTEDKIKEETKATIRCIPLDVEKEEGKCMVTGKPSTQRVLFAKAY; encoded by the coding sequence ATGGGTAAAAAATTAACGAGTCGTAGCGATGATTATTCCAAGTGGTATAACGAGCTTGTAGTAAAGGCAGATTTAGCTGAGAATTCTGGAGTAAGGGGCTGTATGGTCATTAAGCCCTATGGCTTTGCAATATGGGAAAAGATGCAGGCCCAACTGGACAAAATGTTTAAGGAGACAGGGCATGAGAATGCTTATTTTCCGTTGTTTATACCGAAATCCTATTTAAGCAAGGAGGCAAGTCATGTAGAAGGTTTTGCAAAAGAATGTGCGGTTGTAACGCACTATCGATTGAAAAATGCCGAAGATGGTAGTGGAATTGTAGTGGACGAAGATGCCAAACTTGAAGAAGAATTGATTGTAAGACCTACATCAGAAACAATAATTTGGGACACTTATAGAAGATGGATCCAATCTTATAGGGATCTGCCACTGTTGATCAATCAATGGGCAAATGTAGTGCGTTGGGAAATGCGTACGAGGTTGTTTTTGAGAACTGCCGAATTCTTATGGCAAGAAGGGCACACAGCTCATGCTACAAGACAAGAAGCTATTGAGGAAGCGGAGCAAATGATGCACATTTATGCAGAATTTGCCGAAGAACACATGGCTGTTCCTGTCATAAAGGGTACCAAAACAGAAAGCGAACGTTTTGCGGGTGCCATAGAAACTTATTGTATTGAAGCACTAATGCAAGACGGGAAGGCTCTTCAAGCTGGAACTTCCCATTTCTTGGGGCAGAATTTCGCAAAAGCCTTTGATGTAAAGTTTGCCAATAAAGAAGGTAAGCAAGAATATGTATGGGCAACTTCTTGGGGAGTATCCACCAGATTGATGGGAGCATTGGTGATGACGCACAGTGATGATAATGGCTTGGTGCTTCCACCTAAGTTGGCACCTATTCAAGTGGTGATAATCCCTATTTATAAGGGCTTGGAGCAATTGGAGGCTATTTCCAAAAAAGTCGAGCCTTTGGTAAAAGAGCTTCGTTCCAAAGGAATTTCTGTAAAATTTGATAAGCGAGATACACATAAACCAGGATTTAAATTCAATGAGTATGAATTAAAAGGGGTTCCCGTACGCTTAGCTATAGGTCAACGAGATTTAGAAAACGATACCTATGAAGTCGCTAGGCGTGATACATTACAGAAAGAATCCGTAAAATCTGAGGAAATCATAAATAAAATAGAATCTCTTATGGATGAGATTCAAGAGAATATTTATAAAAAAGCTTTTGATTATAGAAAACACCATATCTCCAAGGTGGATTCATATGATGAATTTAAGAGAATTATAGAAGAAAAAGGAGGATTTGTTTCCGCTCATTGGGACGGCACCATAACTACCGAAGATAAGATCAAAGAGGAAACCAAAGCTACAATACGGTGCATTCCTTTAGATGTTGAAAAAGAGGAAGGTAAATGTATGGTAACAGGAAAACCATCCACCCAAAGAGTACTGTTTGCAAAGGCCTATTAA
- a CDS encoding OmpP1/FadL family transporter, whose amino-acid sequence MKRVSTFILLFACAYVSAQNINDVLRYSIDNTLGTARFQAMSGAFGALGGDLSSLNVNPAGSAVFNFSQFTISGSNYNRTNEASFGNSTIETELNSLELNQLGGVFVFKSNDSNWKKIALAFNYDMVQNFDNEFSVSGNTNQGIDNYFLNFAQGQALGPLRVQEGEFIEDAYLDIGSNLGFGAQQAFLGFQAGIIEPTEDDDENTSYFSNAEYSNVNQDYLQRTTGFNSKFTANFAGQYQENLYLGASLNFHSILYERLTLLDENGYDAESPVQFTTFDNLLRTEGYGFSFSVGAIAKLNDNIRVGGSYQSPTWYELTDDTSQRINSTLAEPDIDFIDFRLVNLFEEYRIMTPGKLTGSVAVIFGKDGLLSFDYGYQDMSQAELRPNTDPNFTAENDFIANELGVVNTYRVGGEFRIDDVSLRAGYRYEDSPYENGEIIGDLMGYSGGIGYNFGGSRLDLGFNRSEQDVNTFLFDSGVNSSAMINRINTNVTLGFTLKF is encoded by the coding sequence ATGAAAAGAGTCTCAACTTTCATACTGTTATTTGCATGCGCATACGTAAGTGCCCAAAATATTAATGATGTACTTAGATATAGTATAGACAATACACTTGGAACCGCAAGGTTTCAGGCCATGAGTGGTGCTTTTGGTGCATTGGGAGGGGATTTATCCTCTCTAAATGTAAATCCTGCCGGTTCCGCTGTTTTCAATTTTAGCCAGTTTACTATATCAGGTTCCAATTACAATAGAACCAATGAGGCTTCATTTGGAAATTCAACAATTGAAACAGAGTTAAATTCTTTGGAACTGAACCAATTGGGAGGTGTATTTGTTTTCAAATCAAATGATAGCAATTGGAAGAAAATTGCACTGGCATTTAATTATGACATGGTACAAAATTTTGATAATGAATTTTCCGTTTCTGGAAATACCAATCAAGGAATTGATAATTATTTTTTGAACTTTGCACAAGGCCAAGCACTTGGGCCTTTACGAGTTCAAGAAGGAGAGTTTATTGAAGATGCGTATTTGGATATTGGCTCAAACCTTGGTTTTGGGGCACAGCAGGCGTTTCTTGGATTTCAGGCAGGTATAATAGAACCAACTGAAGATGATGATGAGAACACTTCTTATTTCTCCAATGCGGAATATTCCAATGTAAATCAAGATTATCTGCAGAGAACTACGGGGTTCAACAGTAAATTTACAGCAAACTTTGCAGGACAATACCAAGAAAATTTATATTTGGGAGCTTCCTTAAACTTCCATTCAATACTCTACGAGCGTTTGACCCTTTTGGATGAAAATGGTTATGATGCTGAATCCCCTGTGCAGTTTACAACTTTTGACAATTTACTTCGTACAGAAGGATACGGCTTTTCCTTTAGTGTTGGAGCCATAGCCAAATTAAATGACAATATAAGGGTTGGCGGTAGCTATCAGTCGCCTACATGGTATGAGTTAACTGATGATACATCACAACGGATCAATTCAACACTAGCAGAACCGGATATTGATTTTATCGATTTTAGACTTGTAAATCTTTTTGAGGAATATAGAATAATGACTCCTGGTAAACTAACCGGAAGCGTAGCGGTTATCTTTGGTAAAGATGGGCTTTTGAGTTTTGATTACGGATACCAAGATATGTCACAAGCAGAACTGCGCCCAAATACTGATCCAAATTTTACGGCTGAAAATGATTTTATTGCAAACGAATTGGGAGTTGTCAACACATATAGGGTCGGTGGAGAATTTAGGATTGATGATGTAAGCCTTCGAGCTGGATATAGATATGAAGACAGTCCTTATGAGAATGGAGAGATTATTGGTGACTTAATGGGCTATTCAGGGGGAATCGGTTATAATTTTGGTGGAAGCAGATTGGATTTGGGGTTTAACAGATCAGAACAAGATGTCAATACTTTCCTATTCGATTCAGGTGTTAACAGCTCTGCTATGATAAATAGAATTAATACAAATGTCACTCTAGGTTTTACCTTAAAGTTTTAA
- a CDS encoding T9SS type B sorting domain-containing protein — translation MRALYSAICCLFLFSIGASAQNSGDCRTAIPVCADAPILSFTDGSGDIDDFDPEVITQSGCLEKGSVSSANIENNTSWYVFRAGTDGQIGFDLEALPVTPGGILTSELDFALYGPFDQTTGQNFCTIVGDGSAQPIRCNYEVNDTGFTGIGVNPVNGREGAPFVKGSQNTYDEWLDVIAGEIYYLYINNYNTNFDGDAEPFSLTFTGSSVDEDQNTALDCTLRDEFLGLDIIACEGDPDIILSALNSPAGPAIANVTWELDADDDGTYETVLASGPAATEITVTSPNSGRYRVTIETTLATIITDDILITFYGVPELDEVRVIDDLVNSDQTDPYNIEVVPLGDGDYEYAINDGEFQDDPQFFDVPPGINTVIINDKNGCGTTEPIEFLVVGYPKFFTPNGDGIHDNWNVLGIETLTNPTVYIFDRYGKLLKELDINGGWDGTFNGRQLPSSDYWFRLDYNRDDEGVVVARSVRRHFSLVR, via the coding sequence ATGAGAGCTCTGTACAGCGCTATCTGTTGTTTATTTCTTTTTTCCATTGGAGCAAGCGCTCAAAATTCAGGTGATTGTAGAACGGCAATACCTGTTTGCGCAGATGCGCCAATTTTATCATTTACCGACGGTAGTGGCGACATAGATGACTTTGACCCCGAAGTAATAACACAATCAGGATGTCTGGAAAAAGGCAGTGTTAGTTCTGCAAATATAGAAAACAACACCTCATGGTATGTTTTTAGGGCAGGAACCGATGGACAAATAGGTTTTGACCTAGAGGCACTTCCCGTCACACCTGGCGGCATACTTACATCTGAATTGGATTTTGCGTTATATGGACCATTTGACCAGACCACGGGACAAAATTTTTGTACCATAGTGGGAGATGGTTCGGCACAGCCCATACGTTGCAATTATGAAGTAAACGATACTGGTTTTACAGGAATAGGGGTCAACCCTGTAAATGGGAGGGAAGGAGCACCTTTTGTAAAGGGTAGCCAAAATACCTATGATGAATGGTTGGATGTTATAGCAGGAGAAATCTACTATTTGTATATAAATAATTACAATACAAACTTTGATGGTGATGCAGAACCATTTTCTCTAACATTTACTGGTAGTTCTGTGGACGAAGACCAAAATACAGCTCTAGATTGTACGCTGCGTGATGAGTTCTTGGGATTGGATATTATAGCATGCGAAGGTGACCCGGATATAATTTTGAGTGCTTTAAATTCTCCAGCCGGACCCGCCATTGCCAATGTTACATGGGAATTGGATGCGGATGATGATGGCACTTACGAAACTGTATTGGCCAGTGGCCCTGCTGCAACTGAGATAACGGTCACAAGTCCAAATTCTGGGCGTTACCGTGTTACTATAGAAACTACGTTGGCAACTATTATTACGGATGATATTCTAATTACTTTTTATGGAGTTCCCGAATTGGACGAAGTGCGAGTTATTGATGATTTGGTGAACAGTGACCAAACTGACCCCTACAATATAGAAGTTGTGCCTTTGGGTGATGGCGATTACGAATATGCCATCAATGACGGGGAATTTCAAGATGACCCGCAGTTCTTTGACGTACCTCCAGGGATTAATACAGTTATTATCAATGACAAAAATGGTTGTGGTACTACAGAGCCTATTGAATTTTTAGTTGTGGGCTATCCAAAATTCTTCACACCAAACGGGGATGGCATTCATGATAATTGGAACGTTTTGGGCATCGAAACGCTTACAAATCCTACTGTTTATATTTTTGATCGCTATGGAAAGTTATTGAAAGAACTGGATATTAACGGTGGATGGGATGGGACGTTCAATGGTAGACAATTACCATCATCTGATTATTGGTTTCGGTTGGATTATAATCGAGACGACGAAGGCGTTGTAGTGGCGCGTTCGGTCAGAAGGCATTTTTCTTTGGTTCGATAA
- a CDS encoding T9SS type B sorting domain-containing protein — protein MFSQVAPDCANAIPICSNTPINGGADGFGMDDFNGGTSSGCLERSLPNSIESNSAWYRFRTAASGQLGFNIGHNSTEDWDFAIYKANDCNNLGEPVRCNFFDNSDFKSFIGVGEDPTGNGNSVHYVDWLEVGPGEDYYLLINNFSNINSGFSIQFTGNIFTTNPTDALDCSIINNLLGPPIAACENETVVLDATTSGATAYEWYKDSGNGYQLIGGESNPTLNILDSAIYRVIVSTSMGSLISDVQVAFNKTPTTAYVMDETLCHTTGMIFDLEFKDLEALGLQNPDDFIVSYHTSQIDADAGINPLPKEYSKNVGQEMIYIRTTSLANPDCYDATVNFILNAIETPQLIFSEEVIICEGTDGIIIGETSPDPNYDYQWNTGEQTPTISVSRDGDYILTVTNSSGIVNCSKNRTVSVRNSDLPSISAIEVEDLRTSNKVTIITKAIGEFEYRLDNGNFQSSNIFEGVAGGMHTVTMRDNFGCGEIIENIVVVGFSPIFSPNGDVLNETWQIEGLSVLNSPIVTIYDRYGKLIMEMTEMSPGWDGSFNGKPLPSTDYWFKLSYVDTDGNRTYAKYLQSHFSLRR, from the coding sequence GTGTTTTCACAAGTCGCACCGGATTGTGCCAATGCGATACCTATCTGTAGCAATACTCCAATAAATGGCGGTGCCGATGGTTTTGGTATGGATGACTTTAATGGTGGCACTTCTAGCGGATGTTTAGAGCGGTCACTTCCTAATTCCATAGAGTCCAATTCGGCTTGGTATCGATTTAGAACGGCTGCTTCTGGGCAGCTCGGCTTTAATATAGGTCATAATAGTACTGAGGATTGGGATTTCGCCATCTATAAGGCAAATGATTGTAACAATCTTGGTGAACCTGTACGGTGCAATTTTTTTGACAATAGTGATTTTAAATCATTCATCGGGGTTGGGGAAGATCCTACAGGAAATGGGAACTCTGTCCATTATGTAGATTGGTTGGAAGTAGGTCCAGGTGAGGATTATTATTTATTGATAAATAATTTCAGTAATATAAATTCTGGATTTTCCATTCAATTTACAGGCAATATTTTTACAACTAATCCAACCGATGCTCTGGATTGCTCTATAATCAATAATCTTTTGGGACCTCCAATTGCAGCCTGCGAAAATGAAACTGTCGTATTGGACGCTACTACATCAGGGGCGACTGCTTATGAATGGTATAAAGATTCTGGCAATGGGTACCAGTTAATTGGCGGAGAAAGCAATCCGACGCTTAATATTTTGGATTCAGCTATATATCGAGTTATCGTTTCAACGTCAATGGGTTCTCTAATCAGCGATGTGCAAGTTGCATTTAATAAAACTCCTACGACGGCCTATGTAATGGATGAGACTTTGTGCCACACCACAGGTATGATTTTTGATTTGGAATTTAAAGATTTGGAAGCGCTAGGTCTACAAAATCCAGATGATTTTATTGTAAGCTACCATACTTCACAAATTGATGCAGATGCAGGAATAAATCCTTTGCCCAAAGAATATTCAAAGAACGTAGGACAGGAAATGATTTATATAAGAACCACTTCTTTAGCCAATCCAGATTGTTATGATGCGACCGTTAATTTTATTCTTAATGCGATTGAAACCCCTCAATTAATATTTTCGGAAGAGGTAATTATTTGCGAGGGTACGGACGGTATCATCATTGGTGAAACTTCCCCAGATCCAAATTATGATTATCAATGGAATACTGGAGAGCAGACTCCCACAATAAGTGTCTCACGGGATGGTGACTATATATTGACCGTAACAAACTCCTCAGGAATTGTAAATTGTTCTAAAAATAGAACCGTCAGCGTGAGGAATTCTGATCTTCCGTCAATCTCAGCTATTGAAGTAGAAGATTTGAGGACAAGCAACAAAGTAACAATAATTACAAAGGCGATTGGAGAATTTGAATATCGCTTGGATAATGGCAATTTCCAATCAAGCAACATTTTTGAAGGAGTTGCAGGTGGAATGCACACAGTTACGATGAGAGATAATTTTGGTTGCGGTGAAATCATTGAAAATATTGTAGTGGTCGGTTTTTCTCCTATTTTCTCTCCAAACGGGGATGTACTTAATGAAACTTGGCAGATTGAAGGTCTCTCTGTTTTGAATTCACCAATTGTTACCATTTACGATCGCTATGGTAAACTCATTATGGAAATGACCGAAATGAGCCCAGGGTGGGATGGTAGTTTTAATGGAAAACCGCTTCCCTCTACGGATTACTGGTTTAAATTATCATATGTAGATACTGATGGAAATAGGACCTACGCTAAGTATTTACAGAGCCATTTTTCATTGAGGCGGTAA
- the folE gene encoding GTP cyclohydrolase I FolE, with amino-acid sequence MKLKQTLEEQYEERGNDHVGSSTETPIREDAFVLSDDEKIERIQESVREIMLTLGLDLDDDSLSGTPKRVAKMFVKEIFGGLHPDRKPNSSTFKNKYKYGEMLVEKNIVLYSTCEHHLLPIVGRAHIAYISNGTVVGLSKMNRVVDYYAKRPQVQERLNIQVVKELQKVLGTEDVACVIDAKHLCVNSRGIRDIESSTVTAEYGGKFKDEAVRREFLDYINLDTDF; translated from the coding sequence ATGAAACTAAAGCAGACATTGGAAGAACAATACGAAGAAAGAGGCAACGACCATGTAGGCTCTTCAACAGAAACCCCAATTAGGGAAGATGCTTTTGTATTGAGCGATGATGAAAAGATTGAAAGAATACAAGAAAGTGTTAGGGAAATCATGTTGACCCTTGGTCTTGATCTGGATGATGACAGTCTGAGCGGTACCCCTAAAAGGGTTGCCAAAATGTTTGTAAAAGAGATTTTTGGTGGACTGCACCCTGATAGAAAACCGAATTCATCAACATTTAAGAACAAATACAAGTACGGTGAAATGCTCGTGGAGAAAAATATTGTTTTATACTCCACTTGTGAGCACCATTTGTTGCCCATTGTAGGAAGGGCCCATATCGCCTACATTTCCAACGGAACCGTTGTAGGCTTATCCAAAATGAACCGTGTAGTGGATTATTATGCAAAACGTCCACAAGTGCAAGAGCGTTTGAACATTCAGGTAGTCAAAGAACTTCAGAAAGTGTTGGGAACAGAAGATGTTGCTTGTGTGATAGATGCAAAACATCTCTGTGTAAATTCTAGGGGAATACGCGATATTGAAAGTAGTACGGTTACCGCAGAATACGGAGGTAAGTTCAAGGATGAGGCGGTGAGAAGAGAGTTTTTGGATTACATCAACCTAGATACCGATTTTTAA
- the cysS gene encoding cysteine--tRNA ligase → MQLYNNQTLKVYNSLSGKKEIFEPINDSHIGMYVCGPTVYSNVHLGNCRTFMSFDMIFRYFRHLGYKVRYVRNITDAGHLENDADEGEDKIAKKAKLEQIEPMEVVQRYTVDFHNTLQKFNFLPPSIEPTATGHIIEQIEIIKEILEKGFAYETNGSVYFNVLKFSESNEYGKLSGRKLEDMITNTRELTAQSEKQNPQDFALWKKAEPQHIMRWPSPWGDGFPGWHLECTAMSTKYLGETFDIHGGGMDLKFPHHECEIAQAEASTGKSPVKYWMHANMLTLNGKKMSKSTGNNIYPSEIFSGDNEILSKAYTPSVVRFFMMQAHYTSILDLSDDALLASEKGYNRLMDAMGTLEKVDTDKTSSFDVDAWKQKCYDAMNDDFNTPILIANLFDAVKHINLIKERKENISQEDKNLLNNTLKTFVYDVLGLENQAIIKDDSNTLGGVMDLLIELRNQARANKDFATSDQIRDKLTDLGIQLKDGKDGTTFSIN, encoded by the coding sequence ATGCAGCTCTACAATAACCAAACACTAAAAGTATACAATTCACTTTCGGGCAAAAAGGAAATTTTTGAACCCATCAATGATAGTCACATAGGCATGTATGTTTGTGGACCCACTGTTTACAGCAATGTACATTTGGGAAATTGCCGCACGTTCATGTCTTTTGATATGATTTTCAGATATTTTAGACATTTGGGGTATAAAGTCCGGTATGTTCGTAACATCACAGATGCAGGACATTTGGAGAACGATGCAGATGAGGGAGAAGATAAGATTGCCAAAAAAGCAAAACTGGAACAAATAGAACCTATGGAGGTAGTACAACGCTACACCGTAGACTTTCATAATACGCTCCAAAAATTCAATTTTTTACCGCCCAGTATTGAGCCAACAGCTACAGGACACATCATTGAACAAATTGAAATCATTAAAGAAATTCTAGAAAAGGGATTTGCTTACGAAACGAACGGTTCTGTTTATTTTAATGTATTAAAATTCAGTGAGAGCAATGAATACGGCAAGCTTAGTGGTAGAAAGTTGGAAGATATGATTACCAACACGCGAGAGCTCACTGCACAAAGTGAAAAACAGAATCCTCAGGATTTTGCTCTATGGAAAAAGGCCGAACCACAGCACATTATGCGATGGCCTTCACCGTGGGGAGACGGTTTCCCTGGCTGGCATTTGGAATGTACAGCCATGAGCACAAAATATCTTGGAGAAACATTTGACATACATGGAGGTGGAATGGACCTAAAATTTCCCCATCATGAATGTGAAATTGCACAGGCCGAAGCCAGTACAGGAAAATCTCCCGTAAAATATTGGATGCATGCGAATATGCTTACCCTTAATGGAAAGAAAATGTCCAAATCAACAGGGAATAATATATATCCTTCTGAAATTTTTAGTGGTGATAATGAGATTCTCAGCAAAGCATATACTCCTTCAGTAGTTCGTTTTTTTATGATGCAAGCCCATTACACAAGTATATTGGACTTAAGTGATGATGCTCTACTTGCTTCTGAAAAAGGATACAACCGATTGATGGATGCCATGGGAACTCTTGAAAAAGTTGATACCGATAAAACTTCCAGTTTTGATGTTGATGCTTGGAAACAGAAGTGCTACGACGCCATGAATGACGATTTTAATACACCCATCCTAATCGCGAATCTTTTTGATGCCGTTAAACATATCAATCTAATAAAAGAAAGAAAAGAAAATATTTCCCAAGAAGATAAAAATCTGCTGAATAACACATTAAAAACTTTTGTATACGATGTTTTAGGGCTAGAGAACCAAGCTATTATAAAGGATGACTCCAATACTTTGGGTGGCGTCATGGATTTATTGATTGAACTGCGCAATCAAGCTAGGGCAAATAAAGATTTTGCTACCTCTGACCAAATCAGGGATAAATTGACCGATCTGGGCATCCAACTCAAAGATGGGAAGGACGGGACCACATTCAGTATCAACTAA